From the genome of Geothrix sp. 21YS21S-4, one region includes:
- a CDS encoding thymidine kinase: MFVHQRQGSLEVICGPMFSGKSEELIRRIKRAIIARQKVQVFKPALDDRYAAAAIASHSQRKHDAIPVKNTEELLRHLDPLAEVVALDEVQFLDEGLIPIIEDLADRGVRVIAGGLDQDSNGEPFGIMPTLLAKAEYVTKLQAICMVCGAQAGRTQRIVQTGGQVLVGAGEAYEARCRHCHETPHATGGRLLEGE, encoded by the coding sequence ATGTTCGTGCACCAGCGCCAGGGCTCCCTGGAGGTGATCTGCGGCCCCATGTTCTCCGGCAAGTCCGAGGAGCTCATCCGGCGCATCAAGCGGGCGATCATCGCCAGACAGAAGGTGCAGGTGTTCAAGCCGGCCCTGGACGACCGCTACGCCGCCGCCGCCATCGCCAGCCACAGCCAGCGCAAGCACGACGCCATTCCCGTGAAGAACACGGAGGAACTGCTGCGCCACCTGGATCCCCTGGCCGAGGTGGTGGCCCTGGATGAAGTCCAGTTCCTGGACGAGGGCCTGATCCCCATCATCGAAGACCTCGCGGACCGCGGCGTGCGCGTCATCGCCGGGGGCCTGGACCAGGATTCCAACGGCGAGCCCTTCGGGATCATGCCCACCCTCTTGGCCAAGGCCGAGTACGTCACCAAGCTCCAGGCCATCTGCATGGTCTGCGGCGCCCAGGCGGGCCGCACCCAGCGCATCGTCCAGACCGGCGGGCAGGTCCTGGTGGGCGCCGGCGAGGCCTACGAGGCCCGCTGCCGCCACTGCCACGAGACGCCCCACGCCACGGGAGGGCGGCTGCTGGAAGGGGAATAG
- a CDS encoding DUF4388 domain-containing protein, with amino-acid sequence MALEGSLRDFDLFSLFNMIKIQGKNGTLVLSQGQEFVKVFFENGEIVGCDSNQVRMEDRLGTMLVRLGRLTGDELMGMVQIQRQTLKRMGTLLLESGKVTVSDLQDALFGQATAILHRTFRWVEGDYRFDSFLPPDLDREHFVPIPVDTVLMEAARIQDEWPAVERRLPSPDVPLGKSMRAKTLHLDIDREVSTVLDGKGQIQHGSSGLTHEQEVVLSYFEHPQGLKDVIQISRYEELDTCKAIAELLEAGLLEPIFGGVPKVVRPWVDTQGAYPVGSWEPSPLLWPLVVAAFLLPLAFYVPHQRGSVNLGLASLQPVDVRVVPEGPTRLRQAWALRMAAPRDGGATLAKALHRPLDGKNPAPDLTQLPDPMSPAPAAPPSSR; translated from the coding sequence ATGGCGCTGGAAGGCTCCCTCCGGGATTTCGACCTGTTTTCCCTGTTCAACATGATCAAGATCCAGGGGAAGAACGGCACCCTGGTCCTCTCCCAGGGCCAGGAGTTCGTCAAAGTCTTCTTCGAGAACGGCGAGATCGTCGGCTGCGACTCCAACCAGGTGCGGATGGAGGATCGCCTGGGCACCATGCTGGTGCGCCTGGGCCGCCTGACCGGCGACGAGCTGATGGGCATGGTCCAGATCCAGCGCCAGACGCTCAAGCGGATGGGCACGCTCCTGCTGGAGAGCGGGAAGGTGACGGTTTCGGACCTCCAGGACGCGTTGTTCGGCCAGGCCACCGCCATCCTCCACCGGACCTTCCGGTGGGTGGAAGGGGATTACCGGTTCGATTCCTTCCTGCCGCCGGATCTGGACCGGGAACACTTCGTTCCCATCCCCGTGGATACGGTCCTGATGGAGGCCGCGCGCATCCAGGACGAGTGGCCCGCGGTGGAGCGCCGCCTGCCTTCGCCGGACGTGCCGCTGGGAAAGTCCATGCGGGCCAAGACCCTGCACCTGGACATCGACCGCGAAGTCTCCACCGTGCTGGACGGCAAGGGACAGATCCAACACGGCTCCTCGGGTCTCACCCACGAGCAGGAGGTGGTGCTCTCGTACTTCGAGCATCCCCAGGGGCTGAAGGACGTCATCCAGATCAGCCGCTACGAGGAACTCGACACCTGCAAAGCCATCGCGGAACTGCTGGAGGCGGGGCTGCTGGAGCCGATCTTCGGCGGCGTTCCCAAGGTGGTGCGGCCCTGGGTGGACACCCAGGGGGCCTATCCGGTGGGCAGCTGGGAGCCCAGTCCGCTTCTATGGCCGCTGGTGGTTGCGGCCTTCCTCCTGCCGCTCGCCTTCTACGTCCCCCATCAGCGGGGCTCGGTGAACCTGGGACTCGCGAGTCTCCAGCCCGTGGACGTGCGCGTCGTGCCGGAAGGCCCCACCCGCCTGCGGCAGGCGTGGGCCCTCCGGATGGCCGCGCCCAGGGACGGAGGTGCCACACTGGCGAAGGCGCTTCACAGGCCCCTGGACGGGAAGAATCCCGCGCCGGACCTCACGCAGCTGCCCGACCCCATGTCGCCGGCCCCGGCCGCCCCTCCTTCTTCGCGATAA